The following proteins are encoded in a genomic region of Drosophila willistoni isolate 14030-0811.24 chromosome 3R, UCI_dwil_1.1, whole genome shotgun sequence:
- the LOC6650076 gene encoding HEAT repeat-containing protein 5B isoform X2, with product MENLNFARTPQFLRKVIYEARRSFIHSDETVAGGTGAKGRGQNREQEEEGISPYSNEMDAAHTLTLNEEAWKQLPEHKRPVFELEWLRYLEKSLPHIAKHEIKTAQKKLVQQLSERIQGAPGPPMRKLIASALATLFSVGDTFMLFDTVNACNDILKNKDDSPSYLPTKLAAICVLGSMYEKLGRMMGRTYEDTVQILIRTLRNAESQARIEIMHTLEKVNAGMGTAIANVHKDIYKAAKHCLLDRVMAVRVAAARCILKMIYSAPFLYQTELESLGTLCFRAFDGSNYEVRCAVAQLLGTLLAYTQQLAEMASNKKMANQAAAMQAAAAAKGGTLRLVSLDEALGILMSGFLRGGASFLKGTGEIIKGSSGVNREVRVGVTHAYVVFVQFMGSVWLERQLSTFLSHVLDLVANPKAACSHVDAVYSRKCINFILRSTIGKMLGEKAQSAACKELIHLVAKQMNSIDFNPENAKDSNQETLFSQHLLVCALQELSSLLIGLGTTAQNLLGDQSLQAIDATCAVLVHPCAAARLAAAWCLRCCCIAVPSQITTLIDRFIEAIEQMRSSPEAIAGYSCALAAILGSVRYSPLGIPHTKGKVVFNCAEELLRSASQNSRMSLHRTQAGWLLIGSIMTLGSPVVKGLLPRMLLLWRNSFPRSNKELESEKARGDAFTWQVTLEGRAGALSVMHSFLLNCPELVSEDITRRLLTPIESALAMLVNLATVLKSYGTQLKAPAAMVRLRLFETLTLLPANALEASYTHLLRMLVSEFTLSDNAANTTNSLLRTLCHGDDSIILGTWLQETNHRTIEDQMEPNRKVDGEHLQPNSAAGSGALEHDPCCLYRPNWLSSVSSSNQANNSSNIQLINKAAQQCPGPLPLGVAVIDMSVTLYGTIFPKVANKHRLQMLEHFAECIKQAKSSRQEAVQMNIFTALLCALKHLTDSKTSLGQEDVRKSATNLIVSSLTSTNSTIRCAAGEALGRLAQVVGDSHFTAELAQNSFDKLKSARDVVTRTGHSHALGCLHRYVGGMGSSQHLNTSVSILLALAQDSASPVVQVWSLYALAQIADSGGPMFRGYVEPTLTLSLKLLLTVPHAHVDVHQCVGRVVNALITTVGPELQGGGSAVAAMRSSFLCSAALLQSHADPLVQAEAIGCLQQLHLFACKSLQLDTLVPTLVKMLASNYFILRKAAVSCLRQLAHREAREVCELALTIQQEQCPDLVITEFGLPGVLFSMLDTETDPEMLKNLHDTLTSMLQMLAADNLSSWLSLCKKVLTVAVEGSLQTEETIAADAKDAAGQGGAGDDDDDEEEEYADDVTEYRAEENTSTHPAVQPRWPTRVFASQCVRRIISSCESSSPTHFDLVQAKEQQMVKSRGDYLILHLSELIRMSFMAATSDSDQLRLEGLRTLQEIIDRFANVPEPEFPGHLLLEQFQAQVGAALRPAFAPDTPSHVTAAACEVCSAWIGSGVARDISDLRRVHQLLVSSLNKLYTKTNSTQLYNESMATLEKLSILKAWAEVYIVAMLGNGKAPASLLTLQSVQQQSIPALTVLDADTLDAPENRGESLLGLVKPELHNLSSHWLNAMKDHALLLLPAEFQSQLPHDGGAFYTTDTINSSKPHYMTSWPPILYASALWLRDEGFAKDQESSASSASESNNNQITHGSLAADRFHMIFGICMEALCSIRSSDKPKNIVSCLRSLHSIFDSKWARQQLIKDKALTIELCHVLHRQILTRDELLVQLLCVEILKQTIQAAREDLQRRRDDNANEENALDLGEDNTMQPGSSHVYAVLEVCLCLFVRQIPSMNPTKQTTGQLDYAYAKISSQNSFFSVLNDDNGLLVANGLQCVEQLLDLCNSRGAVTILPTILYMTTSIIKEIANKSSIDSSILANTSPVQAALQCLRSVCQHRWSRQSDTSDDWQQLLQSALATIIDLTKTAGDNETERKADEITMLLAISVFILHTPASVVATPSLQYPCINHFRQCLQSEHLPVKLKCIETTRDIFIQAELKTATPYIHALAPRIIESLYAECSKMPTSELELQVTLESIVTVEQLIELAEPQHHIQMLTLLVPVLIGFLADPTKWRTLPKYQRQLHEQSLQWLLKIGPKYPKEFKALMGQTPELRLKLETAIRNQQQSISIAQKATEAQRTGILAKPQKPTIKLKTDFSNFQ from the exons AtggaaaacttaaattttgCACGCACACCGCAATTCCTGCGCAAAGTTATCTATGAGGCGAGAAG ATCATTTATACACAGTGACGAGACAGTTGCTGGTGGGACTGGAGCCAAAGGGAGAGGTCAAAACAGGGAACAGGAAGAAGAGGGAATATCACCGTACAGCAACGAAATGGATGCGGCTCACACCTTGACCCTCAACGAGGAGGCATGGAAGCAGCTGCCGGAACACAAACGACCCGTTTTTGAATTGGAATGGTTGCGTTACTTGGAGAAATCGTTGCCCCACATAGCCAAACATGAGATTAAGACGGCGCAAAAGAAACTGGTGCAACAATTGTCCGAACGCATACAGGGTGCTCCAGGGCCGCCTATGCGTAAATTGATTGCCAGTGCATTGGCCACCTTGTTTTCGGTGGGGGATACATTCATGCTCTTCGATACGGTAAACGCTTGCAATGATATACTGAAGAACAAGGACGATTCACCCAGCTATTTGCCCACCAAATT GGCTGCAATTTGTGTTTTGGGTTCAATGTATGAGAAACTGGGCAGAATGATGGGACGCACCTATGAGGACACAGTTCAGATACTCATAAGAACTCTTCGAAATGCGGAATCGCAGGCTCGCATTGAGATCATGCATACCCTGGAGAAGGTAAATGCGGGAATGGGAACAGCCATTGCCAATGTCCATAAGGATATCTATAAGGCGGCAAAGCATTGTCTATTGGATCGTGTCATGGCTGTGCGAGTAGCTGCTGCTCGTTGCATTCTAAAGATGATATATTCGGCCCCATTTCTGTATCAAACTGAGCTGGAAAGCCTTGGCACGCTGTGTTTCCGTGCCTTCGATGGTAGTAATTACGAAGTGCGTTGTGCAGTTGCTCAGCTATTGGGCACTTTGCTAGCCTATACCCAACAGCTGGCGGAGATGGCCAGCAATAAGAAGATGGCAAATCAAGCGGCTGCTAtgcaggcagcagcagctgccaagGGAGGAACTCTTCGCTTGGTATCCCTAGATGAGGCTTTGGGCATACTGATGTCTGGTTTTCTACGCGGAGGAGCTTCATTTTTGAAGGGCACCGGCGAGATAATCAAAGGCAGTTCGGGTGTAAATCGTGAAGTCCGTGTCGGGGTTACCCATGCTTATGTGGTCTTTGTTCAGTTTATGGGCAGTGTGTGGTTGGAACGGCAGCTGAGTACTTTCCTGTCGCATGTCTTGGACTTGGTCGCCAATCCGAAAGCCGCCTGTTCCCATGTGGATGCTGTTTACTCGCGTAAAtgtattaatttcattttacgCTCAACCATTGGCAAAATGCTGGGGGAGAAGGCTCAGAGTGCCGCCTGCAAAGAGCTAATCCACTTGGTGGCCAAACAAATGAATTCCATTGACTTCAATCCGGAGAACGCAAAAGATTCCAATCAAGAGACACTGTTTAGTCAGCATTTACTGGTCTGCGCGTTGCAAGAGTTAAGTTCTCTGTTAATTGGCTTAGGAACAACTGCTCAGAATTTGCTGGGCGATCAATCCCTCCAAGCCATAGACGCCACTTGTGCGGTTCTTGTGCATCCATGTGCTGCAGCTCGTTTGGCCGCAGCTTGGTGCCTGAGATGCTGTTGCATTGCCGTCCCCAGTCAAATTACCACGCTAATTGATCGCTTCATCGAAGCCATCGAACAGATGAGATCCTCGCCAGAGGCTATTGCCGGCTATAGCTGCGCTCTAGCGGCCATTTTGGGTAGCGTACGCTACTCCCCGTTGGGCATTCCACACACCAAGGGCAAGGTAGTCTTTAATTGTGCCGAGGAATTGCTGCGTTCTGCTTCCCAGAATAGCCGCATGTCGCTGCATCGCACCCAGGCGGGTTGGCTGTTGATTGGATCCATCATGACTCTGGGTTCGCCGGTGGTGAAGGGCCTGTTGCCTCGcatgttgctgctgtggcGCAATTCGTTTCCACGCTCGAACAAGGAACTCGAATCGGAGAAGGCTCGCGGTGATGCCTTCACATGGCAGGTTACCTTGGAGGGACGAGCAGGAGCGTTGTCTGTGATGCATAGTTTTCTGCTCAATTGTCCCGAACTAGTCAGCGAGGACATAACCAGGCGTCTGCTTACACCCATTGAGAGCGCTCTGGCAATGTTGGTCAA CTTGGCCACTGTCCTTAAAAGTTATGGCACACAGCTGAAAGCTCCAGCGGCCATGGTGCGTTTACGGCTCTTTGAGACTCTAACTCTGTTGCCGGCTAATGCTCTGGAGGCATCCTACACGCATCTTTTACGTATGCTCGTCTCAGAGTTTACCTTATCGGATAATGCCGCAAATACTACCAACTCTTTGCTGAGGACACTTTGTCATGGAGATGATTCGATTATATTGGGCACCTGGCTACAGGAAACCAATCATCGCACCATTGAGGATCAG ATGGAACCCAATCGTAAAGTCGATGGCGAGCAT CTTCAGCCGAATAGTGCTGCTGGATCAGGAGCTTTGGAACACGATCCATGTTGCTTATACCGTCCCAATTGGTTGTCAAGTGTCTCGAGCAGCAATCAAGCCAACAATTCCAGCAACATACAGCTGATCAATAAGGCAGCCCAACAATGTCCTGGACCACTGCCTCTGGGTGTGGCTGTTATTGATATGTCGGTTACACTTTATGGCACCATATTCCCAAAAGTGGCCAATAAGCATCGTCTGCAGATGTTGGAACACTTTGCCGAATGCATCAAACAGGCAAAGAGTAGCCGCCAGGAAGCGGTTCAGATGAACATCTTTACGGCTCTTCTGTGTGCTCTGAAACATCTCACAGACAGCAAGACAAGCCTGGGACAAGAGGATGTGAGAAAAAGTGCCACCAATTTGATAGTTTCATCGCTGACCAGCACCAATTCCACAATCAGATGTGCTGCTGGTGAAGCTTTGGGCCGTCTGGCTCAGGTGGTCGGGGATTCGCATTTCACAGCCGAATTGGCTCAAAATAGTTTCGACAAATTGAAATCCGCACGAGATGTTGTTACCCGGACGGGGCACTCCCATGCATTGGGTTGTTTGCATCGATATGTCGGTGGCATGGGGTCTTCGCAACATCTAAACACAAGTGTCTCGATACTGCTAGCGTTGGCCCAGGACAGCGCTTCGCCGGTGGTTCAGGTGTGGTCGCTGTATGCCCTAGCACAGATTGCCGACTCTGGAGGACCAATGTTTCGTGGTTATGTGGAGCCTACATTGACATTGTCTCTGAAACTTTTACTCACCGTACCCCATGCTCATGTGGATGTTCATCAGTGTGTGGGTCGTGTGGTGAATGCATTGATCACCACTGTCGGTCCGGAATTGCAAGGCGGAGGGTCTGCTGTGGCTGCAATGCGCAGTTCATTCCTCTGCTCAGCTGCCTTGCTGCAATCTCATGCCGATCCGCTTGTCCAGGCCGAAGCCATTGGTTGTCTGCAGCAGTTGCATTTGTTTGCCTGCAAATCTTTGCAGTTGGATACTCTGGTGCCTACTCTAGTCAAGATGCTGGCCAGCAATTATTTTATACTCCGCAAGGCGGCTGTCTCCTGTCTGCGCCAGTTGGCCCATCGTGAGGCGCGGGAGGTGTGCGAACTGGCATTGACTATACAGCAGGAGCAATGTCCGGATCTGGTGATTACAGAATTTGGTCTGCCCGGGGTGCTCTTTTCCATGTTGGACACGGAAACCGATCCGGAAATGCTGAAGAATCTTCACGATACTCTAACTTCCATGCTGCAGATGCTGGCGGCTGATAATCTCAGTTCCTGGCTAAGTCTCTGCAAGAAAGTTCTCACGGTGGCCGTGGAAGGTAGCCTCCAGACAGAGGAGACAATTGCGGCTGATGCCAAAGATGCTGCGGGTCAAGGTGGTGCCggcgatgacgatgacgatgaggagGAGGAATATGCCGATGATGTCACCGAATATAGAGCCGAGGAGAATACCTCCACACATCCGGCTGTCCAGCCACGTTGGCCCACTCGTGTGTTCGCCTCTCAGTGTGTGAGACGCATTATTTCCAGTTGCGAGTCCTCCAGTCCCACGCATTTTGATCTCGTACAGGCCAAAGAGCAGCAAATGGTCAAGTCAAGGGGTGATTATCTTATACTCCATTTATCCGAACTTATTCGGATGTCATTTATGGCCGCCACATCGGATTCGGATCAACTGCGTCTGGAAGGATTGCGTACCTTGCAGGAGATCATAGATCGCTTTGCCAATGTACCGGAACCAGAGTTTCCTGGACATTTGTTGCTTGAACAGTTTCAGGCCCAAGTGGGGGCTGCACTCCGCCCAGCCTTTGCGCCGGATACTCCATCTCATGTGACGGCGGCTGCTTGTGAGGTCTGCTCTGCCTGGATAGGATCAGGAGTGGCCAGGGATATTAGTGATTTGCGAAGAGTCCATCAATTGCTAGTTAGCTCACTGAACAAATTGTATACCAAAACGAATAGCACACAGTTGTATAATGAATCCATGGCCACTTTGGAGAAGTTAAGCATACTCAAGGCGTGGGCAGAGGTGTATATTGTGGCTATGCTGGGCAATGGCAAAGCCCCCGCCTCCTTGCTGACCCTGCAATCGGTCCAGCAGCAATCGATACCAGCGTTGACTGTTCTCGATGCGGACACACTGGATGCGCCCGAAAATCGAGGTGAAAGCCTGTTGGGTTTGGTCAAGCCGGAACTGCATAACCTCTCCTCTCACTGGCTAAACGCCATGAAGGATCATGCCCTGCTCCTACTGCCTGCTGAATTCCAGTCGCAGTTGCCTCACGATGGCGGCGCTTTCTACACCACGGATACAATCAATTCGTCGAAACCACATTATATGACCAGTTGGCCACCCATTCTTTATGCTTCCGCCCTGTGGCTACGCGACGAGGGTTTCGCCAAGGACCAAGAGTCCTCGGCCAGCTCTGCCTCTGAATCgaataataatcaaataaCGCATGGATCCCTCGCCGCCGATCGTTTCCACATGATCTTTGGCATCTGCATGGAAGCCCTGTGCTCCATTCGCAGTTCGGACAAACCCAAGAATATTGTCAGTTGTTTGCGTTCGTTGCATTCCATTTTCGACTCGAAGTGGGCTCGGCAACAATTGATCAAGGATAAAGCACTAACCATTGAGTTGTGTCACGTGTTGCATCGACAAATCCTCACCAGAGATGAGTTACTTGTCCAACTTTTGTGCGTTGAGATACTAAAGCAAACGATTCAAGCTGCTCGGGAGGATTTACAACGGCGACGCGACGATAACGCCAATGAGGAGAATGCCTTGGACTTGGGCGAGGATAACACAATGCAGCCGGGCAGTTCGCATGTCTATGCAGTGCTTGAGGTCTGTCTGTGCTTGTTTGTCCGGCAAATACCAAGCATGAATCCCACCAAGCAGACGACTGGACAATTGGACTATGCCTATGCCAAAATCAGCTCGCAAAATTCATTCTTTTCAGTTCTGAATGATGACAACGGTCTGCTCGTCGCTAATGGATTGCAGTGTGTTGAACAATTGCTCGATTTGTGCAATTCCCGTGGAGCTGTGACCATTCTACCAACTATCTTGTATATGACCACAAGCATTATCAAAGAGATAGCCAACAAGTCATCGATAGACAGCAGCATTCTGGCCAACACAAGTCCCGTTCAGGCCGCACTTCAATGTCTTCGATCGGTTTGTCAACATCGTTGGTCCCGCCAGAGCGACACTTCTGACGATTGGCAACAATTGCTCCAGAGTGCTTTGGCCACCATTATTGACCTTACCAAAACCGCTGGTGACAATGAAACGGAACGTAAAGCCGATGAGATAACCATGCTGCTGGCCATTTCCGTTTTTATACTGCACACACCCGCCTCGGTGGTGGCCACACCATCTTTGCAATATCCGTGCATCAATCATTTTCGTCAATGTTTGCAATCGGAGCATTTGCCGGTGAAATTGAAATGCATTGAAACGACACGGGACATATTTATCCAGGCGGAACTGAAGACAGCCACGCCCTATATCCATGCTTTGGCCCCACGCATCATTGAATCTCTGTACGCAGAATGCAGCAAGATGCCCACCAGCGAACTGGAATTGCAGGTGACTCTGGAGAGCATAGTGACCGTGGAGCAGCTCATTGAGCTGGCCGAGCCACAGCATC ACATCCAGATGTTGACGTTGCTAGTGCCCGTTCTGATTGGCTTTCTGGCCGATCCAACCAAATGGCGTACTCTACCTAAATACCAACGACAATTGCATGAACAATCCTTGCAATGGCTGCTCAAAATTGGACCTAAATATCCCAAAGAATTCAAGGCTTTGATGGGCCAGACTCCGGAATTGCGTTTAAAGCTGGAGACGGCCATAAGGAATCAACAGCAGTCAATTAGCATTGCTCAGAAGGCAACGGAGGCACAGAGAACTGGTATATTGGCCAAGCCACAGAAACCAACGATAAAACTGAAGACCGATTTTAGTAACTTCCAATAA